A part of Citrifermentans bremense genomic DNA contains:
- a CDS encoding phosphoglucomutase/phosphomannomutase family protein — protein MQRITFGTSGWRGIMCEDFIFENVKVVTQAIADNVKASGEARKGIIVGYDSRFMGESFAREAARVLTGAGITTYLCIRDTPTPVIAFEILRRGTAGAINFTASHNPPEYNGIKFSPSWGGPALPQTTTDIENRANEMAGEICYAECSIDDAIKKGLLVEIDPMQAYLEDLSTKVDFAAIAKLGTIAVNPLYGTARGYLAEPLKAHGVKVVQMNANRDPYFGGFPPEPSEKYIQDFIRLVQQDPSITLGIATDGDADRFGIVDGDGSFIEPNYIIALLLDYLVRVKGMTGGVGRSVATSHLVDAVARMHGVEVFETPVGFKFIGELISQDKIIIGGEESAGLTIKGHVPEKDGILACLLVAEMVAREGKPVKALLEQLYEKVGRYLTKRVNITLSPELEEVFPERIAATPAGFAGVAVKQKVTVDGNKFILEDGSWLLFRKSGTEPVVRLYAEASSEARLQALLAAGRDFIEGKA, from the coding sequence ATGCAGCGTATCACTTTTGGCACCTCTGGCTGGCGCGGCATCATGTGTGAAGATTTCATCTTTGAGAATGTGAAGGTAGTCACCCAGGCCATTGCGGACAACGTAAAAGCCTCCGGCGAAGCGCGCAAGGGAATCATCGTAGGCTACGACTCCCGCTTCATGGGCGAATCGTTCGCCCGCGAGGCCGCCCGCGTGCTCACCGGCGCCGGCATCACAACCTATCTTTGCATCCGCGACACCCCCACCCCGGTCATCGCTTTCGAGATCCTCAGGCGCGGCACGGCAGGCGCCATCAACTTCACCGCCAGCCACAACCCCCCCGAGTACAACGGCATAAAGTTCTCCCCTTCGTGGGGCGGTCCTGCCTTGCCGCAGACCACCACCGACATCGAGAACCGCGCCAACGAGATGGCAGGGGAGATCTGCTACGCGGAGTGCTCCATCGACGATGCGATAAAGAAGGGGCTCCTGGTGGAGATCGACCCGATGCAGGCTTACCTGGAGGACCTCTCGACCAAGGTCGACTTTGCCGCCATTGCCAAGCTAGGGACCATCGCGGTCAACCCCCTTTACGGCACAGCCCGCGGCTATCTTGCCGAGCCGCTCAAGGCCCACGGCGTCAAGGTGGTGCAGATGAACGCCAACCGCGACCCGTACTTCGGCGGCTTCCCCCCGGAGCCCTCCGAGAAATACATACAGGACTTCATCCGGCTGGTGCAGCAGGACCCTTCCATCACCCTGGGAATCGCCACCGACGGCGACGCGGACCGCTTCGGGATCGTGGATGGCGACGGCAGCTTCATCGAGCCCAACTACATAATCGCACTGCTCCTCGATTACCTGGTCCGGGTGAAGGGGATGACCGGCGGGGTGGGGCGCTCCGTCGCCACCTCCCACCTGGTGGACGCGGTCGCCAGGATGCACGGGGTGGAGGTGTTCGAGACGCCGGTTGGCTTCAAATTCATCGGCGAGCTGATCAGTCAGGACAAGATCATCATCGGCGGCGAAGAGAGCGCCGGGCTCACCATCAAGGGGCACGTCCCCGAAAAGGACGGGATCCTCGCCTGCCTGCTGGTAGCCGAGATGGTCGCCCGCGAAGGTAAGCCGGTGAAGGCACTGCTCGAGCAACTCTACGAGAAGGTGGGGCGCTACCTCACCAAGCGCGTCAACATCACGTTGTCTCCGGAACTGGAAGAAGTCTTCCCTGAGCGCATCGCGGCCACCCCTGCAGGTTTCGCCGGAGTGGCGGTGAAGCAGAAGGTGACTGTGGACGGAAACAAGTTCATCCTGGAGGACGGCAGCTGGCTTCTGTTCAGGAAGTCCGGGACCGAGCCGGTGGTACGGCTTTACGCCGAGGCCTCCAGCGAGGCGCGGCTGCAGGCGCTCTTGGCCGCCGGACGCGACTTCATCGAAGGCAAAGCGTAA